In a genomic window of Paraburkholderia phenazinium:
- a CDS encoding alpha/beta fold hydrolase: protein MIRDALVVDAGDVRLAVYVSGPREAPPLVLVHGYPDSAAVWEPLRAQLDRRYRVITYDVRGAGASEAPPRRAGYRLERLAADLAAVADATCGGEAFHLVGHDWGSIQSWEAVTSVAFEGRIASYTSISGPCLDHAALGLRGHGGASSGQPAARRIANGLRQALKSWYIYLFHLPLLPELAWRGGVARGWPLWLRFSEHVRVERDPAQLRNGLNGLNLYRANFIDRLFHPRARRAHAPVQFIVPLRDHYVGPALSLGLEHWLGDYTREPIDAGHWVVLRDPAGIAARIDRFAAQHPPLARVNGVSAFAASA from the coding sequence GTGATACGCGACGCGCTGGTCGTCGACGCCGGCGACGTACGCCTCGCGGTGTACGTCAGCGGGCCGCGCGAAGCACCACCGCTGGTGCTGGTGCATGGCTATCCGGATTCGGCTGCGGTGTGGGAACCGTTGCGGGCGCAACTAGACCGGCGCTACCGCGTGATTACCTACGATGTACGTGGCGCCGGCGCCTCGGAGGCGCCGCCTCGCCGGGCCGGCTATCGTCTCGAGCGGCTCGCCGCCGATCTCGCCGCCGTCGCCGATGCGACCTGCGGTGGCGAAGCGTTTCATCTGGTCGGCCACGACTGGGGGTCGATCCAGAGCTGGGAGGCCGTCACGAGCGTGGCGTTCGAAGGCCGCATTGCGTCGTACACGTCGATCTCCGGCCCGTGTCTCGACCATGCCGCGCTCGGCCTGCGCGGCCACGGCGGAGCGTCCTCCGGGCAACCCGCCGCGCGGCGAATCGCGAACGGTCTAAGGCAAGCGCTGAAGTCCTGGTACATCTATCTGTTTCATCTGCCGCTCTTGCCGGAGCTCGCATGGCGTGGCGGCGTCGCGCGTGGCTGGCCCCTGTGGTTGCGCTTCTCCGAGCATGTTCGCGTTGAACGCGACCCCGCCCAGCTACGCAATGGCCTCAACGGTCTGAACCTGTACCGGGCCAACTTCATCGACCGCCTGTTTCATCCCCGTGCGCGCCGAGCCCATGCGCCGGTGCAATTCATCGTGCCCTTGCGCGATCATTACGTGGGGCCGGCGCTCTCGCTCGGGCTCGAACACTGGCTCGGCGACTATACGCGCGAGCCGATCGACGCCGGCCACTGGGTCGTGCTGCGCGATCCCGCGGGCATTGCCGCGCGGATCGACCGCTTCGCCGCTCAACATCCGCCGCTTGCGAGGGTGAACGGCGTCAGCGCGTTCGCGGCAAGCGCGTGA
- a CDS encoding putative glycolipid-binding domain-containing protein, with product MREVRWTSEEGDGIEHLAFDARDEGFFVESVVVGQRYGKAYGLYYRVRCDPRWHVTYAFLKITGGGELELHGDGEGHWRDGQGGTLAAIEGCIDIDIAATPFTNTLPIRRLQLAEGERRPIEVAYISTPDLQVTRVEQAYSCIALNREYRYEGIFRHFSANLTVDEDGLVIDYPTLFTRLPRTR from the coding sequence ATGCGTGAAGTACGTTGGACATCGGAAGAGGGCGACGGCATCGAACACCTGGCGTTCGATGCGCGCGACGAAGGGTTCTTCGTGGAGAGCGTCGTGGTCGGGCAGCGCTATGGGAAGGCTTACGGCCTGTACTACCGGGTGCGCTGCGATCCGCGCTGGCACGTCACCTACGCCTTCCTCAAGATCACGGGCGGCGGCGAACTGGAGCTGCACGGCGACGGCGAGGGTCATTGGCGCGATGGCCAGGGCGGCACGCTCGCTGCCATAGAAGGTTGTATCGACATCGATATCGCGGCGACGCCGTTTACCAACACGCTGCCCATCCGCCGTCTGCAACTGGCCGAAGGCGAGCGCCGGCCGATCGAGGTGGCGTACATCTCGACACCGGATCTGCAGGTCACACGCGTCGAGCAAGCCTACTCGTGCATCGCCTTGAACCGCGAATATCGTTATGAAGGGATCTTTCGCCACTTCAGCGCCAACCTGACCGTGGACGAAGACGGCCTGGTGATCGACTACCCCACGCTGTTCACGCGCTTGCCGCGAACGCGCTGA
- a CDS encoding urea transporter: MHAASHPAESAALRTLLRSLGQIVLQRNAFTGACLVAAWLVSDPRLACAALSGAVAANIGAVLAGHCEADTRDGLHGFNGALAGLAAFTFIADDATAAAVAILAGLVTGWGIEPWSRWLRTRGAPSVYSSPCLIVTWLWLPLLKPGAAPPGPAHLAAFSRIPDGVLAGLAQTGFAAGAIAGVLVLAGIAASSYRLAACALAGASITSAAHLLLGASPASFDAGLLGFNGALTALALAEAGWIAALGAILLVIVLQQLASRYGLPAMTAPFVAATWSVQALVRRWQHGKRARTLLKPAHSRRPPRSVTRTG; the protein is encoded by the coding sequence ATGCACGCAGCATCCCATCCAGCAGAATCCGCCGCGCTGCGCACGCTGTTGCGCAGTCTCGGTCAGATCGTCCTGCAGCGCAACGCCTTCACCGGCGCATGCCTCGTCGCGGCATGGCTCGTCAGCGACCCGCGTCTCGCCTGCGCGGCGCTGAGCGGCGCCGTGGCGGCCAATATCGGCGCGGTGCTGGCCGGCCACTGCGAAGCCGATACGCGCGACGGACTGCACGGCTTCAATGGCGCCCTGGCAGGACTCGCCGCATTCACCTTTATTGCCGACGACGCCACCGCCGCCGCAGTGGCGATTCTCGCGGGCCTCGTCACGGGCTGGGGCATCGAGCCGTGGTCACGCTGGCTGCGCACGCGAGGCGCGCCAAGCGTCTATTCGAGCCCTTGCCTGATCGTCACCTGGCTGTGGCTGCCGTTGCTCAAACCCGGTGCAGCGCCACCTGGACCCGCCCACCTCGCCGCCTTTTCCCGCATCCCGGACGGCGTGCTTGCGGGACTCGCGCAGACAGGCTTTGCAGCGGGCGCGATAGCGGGCGTGCTGGTGCTGGCCGGCATCGCTGCGTCGTCGTACCGGCTGGCAGCGTGCGCGCTGGCAGGCGCAAGTATCACCAGCGCGGCGCATCTGCTGCTCGGCGCGAGCCCTGCCTCGTTTGACGCAGGCCTGCTAGGATTCAACGGCGCGCTGACGGCGCTCGCGCTCGCCGAAGCCGGCTGGATCGCGGCGCTCGGAGCAATCCTGCTGGTGATCGTTCTGCAACAGTTGGCGTCGCGCTACGGATTGCCGGCCATGACGGCGCCGTTCGTGGCCGCGACGTGGAGCGTGCAGGCACTGGTGCGCCGCTGGCAGCACGGCAAGCGCGCGCGCACCCTGCTCAAGCCAGCCCACTCGCGACGGCCGCCGCGCTCGGTCACGCGCACCGGTTAG
- a CDS encoding class II aldolase/adducin family protein, with the protein MMSFTHTPAGRIAAAGPLSAAEQQTRVDLAAAYRLAALNGWDDLVYTHISASVPDEPGHFLINPFGLAFDEVCASNLVKIDIAGHIVGASEHPVNATGFALHAAVHAARADAFCVMHLHNTAGIAVSLQPAGLLPASQHALRFHRQLAYHEYEGLAFSPAEGERLVAHLGDKSAMLLRNHGTLTAGRTVAEAYVLMATLIKACEIQLQAQAGGMELVLPCAAVADRTAEQLYDGGAVEGTLEWPALLRKLDRIDGSYRN; encoded by the coding sequence ATCATGTCGTTCACTCACACGCCCGCCGGACGCATCGCCGCGGCGGGCCCATTGTCCGCCGCGGAACAGCAGACCCGCGTCGATCTGGCCGCCGCCTATCGGCTCGCCGCGTTAAACGGCTGGGACGACCTCGTCTATACGCACATCTCCGCGAGCGTCCCCGACGAGCCGGGCCACTTTCTGATCAATCCGTTCGGCCTCGCCTTCGACGAAGTCTGCGCCTCCAACCTGGTGAAGATCGATATTGCCGGCCACATCGTCGGGGCCAGCGAGCATCCGGTCAACGCCACCGGTTTCGCTTTGCATGCGGCCGTGCACGCGGCACGCGCCGACGCGTTCTGCGTCATGCATCTGCACAACACGGCCGGCATCGCGGTTTCGTTGCAGCCGGCCGGCTTGTTGCCGGCATCTCAGCACGCGCTGCGTTTTCATCGACAGCTCGCCTATCACGAGTACGAGGGGCTGGCGTTCAGCCCGGCAGAGGGCGAACGGCTTGTAGCCCATCTCGGCGACAAGTCCGCCATGCTGCTGCGCAATCACGGCACGCTGACTGCCGGCCGTACGGTCGCGGAAGCCTACGTGCTGATGGCGACGCTGATCAAGGCCTGTGAGATCCAGTTGCAGGCGCAAGCCGGCGGCATGGAGCTGGTGCTGCCGTGCGCCGCGGTGGCGGACCGCACGGCCGAGCAACTGTATGACGGCGGCGCCGTGGAAGGCACGCTGGAATGGCCTGCGCTGTTGCGCAAGCTGGATCGCATCGACGGCTCGTATCGCAACTGA
- a CDS encoding 4-oxalocrotonate tautomerase — translation MPTFHVELFEGRTLEQKRKFVEAITKATCDSLGVEPNSVEIILTDVKRENWATGGKLWSDA, via the coding sequence ATGCCTACGTTTCATGTCGAACTGTTCGAAGGACGCACGCTCGAGCAGAAACGCAAATTTGTCGAAGCCATCACGAAAGCGACCTGCGACTCGCTCGGGGTCGAGCCGAACTCGGTCGAGATCATCCTGACCGACGTGAAGCGCGAAAACTGGGCAACGGGTGGCAAGCTTTGGAGCGACGCCTAG
- a CDS encoding type II toxin-antitoxin system RelE/ParE family toxin: MAFEIDFYSEKVKTQVASLPKTLLARFITLADRMEQYGPNLGEPHTQSMGGGLFEMRLKGAEGIARVFYCSVVDCRVVMLHAFVKKSQDTPRNELEVARTRLLEVKRGNV, translated from the coding sequence ATGGCATTTGAGATCGACTTTTATAGTGAGAAGGTCAAAACCCAGGTGGCTTCGTTGCCCAAGACATTGCTGGCGCGCTTCATCACGCTGGCCGATCGAATGGAGCAATACGGTCCGAATCTCGGGGAACCGCACACCCAATCCATGGGCGGCGGCCTCTTCGAGATGCGGTTGAAAGGAGCAGAGGGAATTGCCAGAGTGTTCTATTGCTCGGTCGTGGACTGTCGTGTCGTCATGCTTCACGCCTTCGTGAAGAAGTCGCAAGACACGCCGCGAAACGAACTGGAAGTGGCTCGTACAAGATTGCTGGAGGTCAAACGTGGCAACGTATAA
- a CDS encoding helix-turn-helix domain-containing protein, translating to MATYKELRKLALADPEVRAEVERLNREEYAVLDQMLAARHAAGLSQAQVAERMGTHAPAVTRLERALESGQHSPSIETLRKYAAACGKKLVITIA from the coding sequence GTGGCAACGTATAAGGAATTGCGGAAGTTGGCCCTCGCGGACCCTGAAGTCCGCGCGGAAGTAGAACGGCTGAATCGCGAAGAATACGCCGTGCTCGACCAGATGCTCGCGGCACGTCACGCCGCCGGGTTGAGCCAGGCGCAGGTCGCCGAACGCATGGGCACCCACGCGCCGGCCGTGACGCGGCTCGAGCGCGCGCTGGAGTCGGGTCAGCATTCGCCGTCCATCGAAACCTTGCGTAAATACGCCGCCGCATGCGGCAAGAAGCTCGTCATTACCATCGCCTGA